The following proteins come from a genomic window of Yinghuangia sp. ASG 101:
- a CDS encoding acyl-CoA thioesterase, protein MSENATDLWSDLLACLELHEHAPAAESPASTVFQGRNQQLTYHRLFGGQLLAQFLRAAVLACPGKAVKSLHVLFPREGSAAEPVRYEVERHQEGRTFAALGITARQDAGVIATASVSLHAVEDGPSGQSVAPVSGLPGPESRIELHLLPWETRSTVDLDTPKSEAAEYEFWLRTPEVDAELAPALTAYATDLTIIGTALRPVEGVSQQDAGKAFTSAVTSHNLWFHRPFRSDEWLLVRQHSPLYAGGRSFGRGDILTEDGTLVASFAQEALLRFRG, encoded by the coding sequence ATGTCTGAAAACGCGACCGATCTGTGGAGTGACCTGCTCGCCTGCCTGGAGCTCCACGAGCACGCCCCCGCGGCCGAGAGCCCCGCGTCCACCGTCTTCCAGGGGCGCAATCAGCAGCTGACCTACCACCGGCTGTTCGGCGGGCAACTGCTCGCCCAATTCCTCCGCGCGGCCGTCCTCGCGTGCCCCGGCAAGGCCGTCAAGTCCCTCCACGTGCTCTTCCCGCGCGAGGGGTCCGCCGCCGAACCCGTCCGCTACGAGGTCGAGCGCCACCAGGAAGGCCGCACGTTCGCCGCCCTCGGGATCACCGCGCGCCAGGACGCCGGGGTCATCGCCACCGCGTCCGTCTCCCTGCACGCCGTCGAGGACGGGCCGTCCGGGCAGAGCGTCGCACCGGTCTCCGGCCTCCCGGGCCCGGAGAGCCGCATCGAACTGCACCTGCTGCCGTGGGAGACGCGGTCCACGGTCGACCTGGACACCCCGAAGTCCGAAGCGGCCGAATACGAGTTCTGGCTCCGCACTCCCGAGGTCGACGCGGAACTGGCGCCCGCGCTCACCGCGTACGCGACCGACCTGACCATCATCGGCACCGCGCTGCGCCCGGTCGAAGGCGTCAGCCAGCAGGACGCCGGCAAGGCCTTCACCTCGGCCGTGACGTCGCACAACCTGTGGTTCCACCGCCCGTTCCGGTCGGACGAGTGGCTGCTGGTCCGCCAGCACAGCCCGCTGTACGCCGGGGGCCGCAGCTTCGGCCGCGGCGACATCCTGACCGAGGACGGCACCCTGGTCGCCTCGTTCGCCCAGGAGGCGCTGCTCCGCTTCCGCGGCTGA
- a CDS encoding thiolase family protein, producing MPEAVITTALRTPIGTAMKGTLRDTSAFDLAHHVVAAAAEGLDPERIDDVILGEGLYGGGVVARHAAVTAGLTSAAGVALNRHCAAGLSAVQTAAASIRAGMDELIIAGGVNSSSTGPAMRYRENGEWVDPWRPPTHPDSPEAPNGDMSITVGWNAAVKAGVSREEMDAWALRSHQNAIRSIDEGWFDAEVLPIETPHGLFSVDEHPRRTTSLEKLASLKPLHPEIEGFSITAGNASGANDAAAALVISSDSVAAELGRPALATVRSWASVGIDPKYTGLAPTQAIPKALKRAGLSLSDVDLFEINEAFASMCVATIRILDLDPERVNVNGSGCGLGHPVAATGARMVVTLIHELRRRGGGIGVAAMCAGGGMGSAAVIEVPAP from the coding sequence ATGCCTGAGGCCGTCATCACCACGGCGCTGCGTACGCCGATCGGCACCGCGATGAAGGGCACGCTCCGCGACACCAGCGCCTTCGACCTCGCGCACCACGTCGTCGCGGCGGCGGCCGAAGGGCTCGACCCCGAGCGCATCGACGACGTCATCCTCGGCGAAGGCCTCTACGGCGGCGGCGTGGTCGCCCGCCACGCGGCCGTCACCGCGGGCCTCACCTCGGCGGCCGGCGTGGCGCTGAACCGCCACTGCGCGGCCGGGCTGTCCGCGGTGCAGACCGCGGCGGCGAGCATCCGCGCGGGCATGGACGAGTTGATCATCGCCGGCGGCGTCAACTCCTCGTCCACCGGTCCGGCCATGCGCTACCGCGAGAACGGCGAGTGGGTCGACCCGTGGCGTCCCCCGACGCACCCGGACAGCCCCGAGGCCCCCAACGGCGACATGTCGATCACGGTGGGCTGGAACGCGGCGGTCAAGGCCGGCGTCAGCCGCGAGGAGATGGACGCCTGGGCGCTGCGCTCGCACCAGAACGCGATCCGCTCGATCGACGAGGGCTGGTTCGACGCCGAGGTCCTGCCGATCGAGACGCCGCACGGCCTGTTCTCCGTCGACGAGCACCCGCGGCGGACGACGAGCCTGGAGAAGCTGGCGTCGCTCAAGCCGCTGCACCCCGAGATCGAGGGCTTCAGCATCACGGCCGGCAACGCGAGCGGCGCGAACGACGCCGCCGCCGCGCTGGTCATCTCCAGCGACAGCGTCGCGGCGGAACTGGGCCGCCCCGCGCTGGCCACCGTGCGCTCGTGGGCGTCCGTCGGCATCGATCCGAAGTACACCGGGCTGGCCCCGACGCAGGCGATCCCGAAGGCCCTCAAGCGGGCCGGGCTCTCGCTCTCCGACGTCGACCTGTTCGAGATCAACGAGGCGTTCGCGTCGATGTGCGTCGCGACGATCAGGATTCTCGACCTCGACCCCGAGCGCGTCAACGTCAACGGCAGCGGGTGCGGCCTCGGCCACCCCGTCGCGGCGACCGGCGCGCGCATGGTCGTCACCCTCATCCACGAACTCCGCCGCCGCGGCGGCGGCATCGGCGTGGCCGCGATGTGCGCGGGCGGCGGCATGGGCTCCGCCGCGGTGATCGAGGTCCCGGCTCCGTAA
- a CDS encoding class I adenylate-forming enzyme family protein: MNIAMILEMAASAGDRAVVTAGGRSLTAAELLRLARAAVPRFRKHPAVLYLGTNHLAFPVALFGAAQAGVPFVPLNYRLGEQQLEALKDRHPGALVLNPEDLDELIATLDAEADTVEPAEPAIPDPDAVAVILYTSGTTAAPKAALLRHRHLMAYIFNTLEFGASDETEAALVAVPPYHIAGLTNLLSNLYTGRRIVYLSAFDPSAWLETVRAEKVSHALVVPTMLARVVGVVSGDNADVPSLRSLAYGGSRTPRPVLERALQVFPDTGFVNAYGLTETASSVAVLGPDDHREAFVSTDPAVRDRLGSVGRALPGIEFEVRTPDGAPVAPGEQGLVFVRGDQVSGEYGGQSSLDDGGWFPTRDLGRLDADGYLFIEGRADDTIIRGGENIAPAEIEDVLLGCPGIVEAAVIGVPDPEWGQRLVAVVVGEGDPEAVRGWVKERLRSSKTPDAIVFRNELPKTDTGKLLRRTLRAELEDSHA, translated from the coding sequence ATGAACATCGCCATGATCCTCGAAATGGCCGCCTCGGCCGGGGACCGAGCCGTGGTGACCGCGGGCGGACGCTCGCTGACCGCCGCCGAACTGCTCCGCCTCGCCCGTGCCGCGGTCCCGCGCTTCCGCAAGCACCCGGCCGTCCTGTACCTGGGCACCAACCACCTCGCCTTCCCGGTCGCCCTCTTCGGCGCGGCCCAGGCGGGCGTGCCTTTCGTCCCGCTCAACTACCGCCTGGGCGAACAGCAGCTCGAAGCCCTCAAGGACCGCCACCCCGGGGCGCTCGTCCTGAACCCCGAGGACCTCGACGAGCTGATCGCCACGCTCGACGCGGAAGCGGACACCGTGGAGCCCGCCGAGCCGGCCATCCCCGACCCGGACGCCGTCGCGGTCATCCTCTACACGAGCGGCACGACCGCCGCCCCCAAGGCCGCGCTGCTGCGCCACCGCCACCTCATGGCCTACATCTTCAACACGCTGGAGTTCGGCGCGTCCGACGAGACCGAGGCCGCGCTGGTCGCCGTCCCGCCGTACCACATCGCGGGCCTGACCAACCTGCTCTCCAACCTCTACACCGGCCGCCGCATCGTCTACCTGTCGGCGTTCGACCCGAGCGCCTGGCTGGAGACCGTGCGCGCCGAGAAGGTCAGCCACGCGCTCGTCGTGCCGACCATGCTCGCCCGCGTCGTCGGCGTCGTCTCCGGCGACAACGCCGACGTCCCGTCGCTGCGCAGCCTCGCGTACGGCGGCTCGCGCACCCCGCGCCCGGTCCTGGAGCGGGCGCTGCAGGTCTTCCCCGACACCGGCTTCGTCAACGCGTACGGCCTCACCGAGACCGCCTCGTCGGTCGCCGTCCTCGGCCCGGACGACCACCGCGAGGCCTTCGTGTCCACCGACCCGGCCGTACGCGACCGCCTCGGATCCGTGGGCCGCGCGCTGCCCGGCATCGAGTTCGAGGTCCGCACCCCCGACGGCGCCCCCGTGGCGCCCGGCGAGCAGGGCCTCGTGTTCGTGCGCGGCGACCAGGTCTCCGGCGAATACGGCGGCCAGAGCTCGCTGGACGACGGCGGCTGGTTCCCCACGCGCGACCTGGGCCGCCTGGACGCGGACGGCTACCTCTTCATCGAGGGCCGCGCCGACGACACGATCATCCGCGGCGGCGAGAACATCGCCCCCGCCGAGATCGAGGACGTCCTCCTCGGCTGCCCCGGCATCGTCGAAGCGGCCGTGATCGGCGTCCCCGACCCCGAGTGGGGCCAGCGCCTGGTCGCCGTCGTCGTCGGCGAAGGCGACCCCGAGGCCGTGCGCGGGTGGGTCAAGGAGCGGCTGCGTTCGTCCAAGACGCCCGACGCCATCGTTTTCCGCAACGAACTGCCCAAGACCGACACCGGGAAGCTGCTGCGCCGCACCCTGCGCGCCGAGTTGGAGGACTCCCATGCCTGA
- a CDS encoding SDR family NAD(P)-dependent oxidoreductase, with the protein MQISGSSAIVVGGTGGLGEATARRLHAAGAKVVIADVNDDKGKALEAELGVRYVHTDATSEADVQAAVAAAQELGPLRASVDTHGGPPFGGRLIGKDGSPLALDGFRMTLEYYLTSVFNVMRLAAAAMAKQEPVDEDGSRGVIVNTASIAAFEGQVGQLPYSAAKGGVAGMTLVAARDLSPLGIRVVTIAPGTVLTPAYGKAGDQLEAYWGPQVPHPRRMGRSDEYAQLAQHIVENDYLNGEIIRLDGAIRFPPK; encoded by the coding sequence ATGCAGATCAGCGGAAGCTCAGCGATCGTCGTGGGTGGTACGGGAGGCCTCGGCGAGGCCACCGCCCGACGCCTGCACGCGGCCGGCGCGAAGGTCGTCATCGCGGACGTCAACGACGACAAGGGTAAGGCGCTCGAGGCCGAGCTCGGCGTGCGGTACGTGCACACCGACGCCACCAGCGAAGCGGACGTGCAGGCCGCGGTCGCCGCCGCTCAGGAGCTCGGTCCGCTGCGGGCCTCGGTCGACACCCACGGCGGCCCGCCGTTCGGCGGCCGGCTCATCGGCAAGGACGGCTCGCCGCTGGCCCTCGACGGCTTCCGGATGACGCTCGAGTACTACCTCACCTCTGTGTTCAACGTCATGCGCCTGGCCGCCGCCGCGATGGCGAAGCAGGAGCCGGTCGACGAGGACGGCTCGCGCGGCGTGATCGTCAACACCGCGTCGATCGCGGCGTTCGAGGGCCAGGTCGGCCAGCTCCCCTACTCGGCCGCCAAGGGCGGTGTCGCGGGCATGACCCTCGTCGCCGCCCGCGACTTGTCGCCGCTGGGCATCCGCGTCGTCACGATCGCCCCGGGCACGGTCCTCACGCCCGCGTACGGCAAGGCGGGCGACCAGCTGGAGGCGTACTGGGGCCCGCAGGTGCCGCACCCGAGGCGCATGGGCCGCTCCGACGAGTACGCGCAGCTCGCGCAGCACATCGTGGAGAACGACTACCTCAACGGCGAGATCATCCGCCTCGACGGCGCGATCCGCTTCCCACCGAAGTAG
- a CDS encoding ferredoxin--NADP reductase, with protein MSRPPMFERATVTRIIQETADARTFVIAPHGGPFTYRAGQFCTFKVRVGDQELLRSYSMSSAPETDGELAVTVKRVPEGLVSNWLHDNISAGDEVELTRPAGVFVLQDTDAPLLAFSGGSGVTPVISLAKSALATTDRPVRVLTADRDRDAIIFRAEWAELVGKYPGRLSVVHHLDSESGFVDAAAVRDFVGNDGAADIYLCGPEAFMDIVEGALPGPGKVFSERFGGAARKPEDEPGGEVRGTVTILLGRKKATVPRHENETLLESARRAGLTPPFSCEAGNCATCMALVKDGSAKMRVNDALTDDEVAEGYVLTCQGVPTSESITVQYE; from the coding sequence ATGTCCCGACCCCCAATGTTCGAGCGGGCGACCGTCACGCGGATCATCCAGGAGACCGCCGACGCCCGTACCTTCGTCATCGCTCCGCACGGGGGGCCGTTCACCTACCGCGCCGGTCAGTTCTGCACCTTCAAGGTGCGGGTCGGCGACCAGGAACTGCTGCGCTCGTACTCGATGTCCAGCGCCCCGGAGACCGACGGCGAACTGGCGGTCACCGTCAAGCGCGTCCCGGAGGGCCTGGTCTCCAACTGGCTGCACGACAACATCTCGGCCGGCGACGAGGTCGAACTGACCCGGCCCGCCGGGGTGTTCGTCCTGCAGGACACCGACGCGCCGCTGCTGGCCTTCTCCGGCGGCAGCGGGGTCACGCCGGTCATCTCGCTGGCGAAGAGCGCGCTGGCGACCACCGACCGCCCGGTGCGGGTGCTGACCGCCGACCGCGACCGGGACGCGATCATCTTCCGCGCCGAGTGGGCCGAACTGGTCGGCAAGTACCCCGGGCGGCTGTCGGTCGTCCACCACCTCGACAGCGAGTCGGGCTTCGTCGACGCGGCGGCGGTACGGGACTTCGTCGGGAACGACGGCGCCGCGGACATCTACCTGTGCGGCCCCGAGGCCTTCATGGACATCGTCGAAGGCGCCCTGCCGGGCCCCGGCAAGGTGTTCAGCGAGCGCTTCGGCGGCGCCGCCCGCAAGCCCGAGGACGAGCCGGGCGGCGAGGTGCGGGGCACGGTGACGATCCTGCTGGGCCGCAAGAAGGCGACGGTCCCGCGGCACGAGAACGAGACCCTTCTGGAGAGCGCCCGCCGCGCCGGCCTGACCCCGCCGTTCTCGTGCGAGGCGGGCAACTGCGCGACCTGCATGGCGCTGGTCAAGGACGGCTCCGCGAAGATGCGCGTGAACGACGCCCTGACCGACGACGAGGTCGCCGAGGGCTACGTCCTCACCTGCCAGGGCGTGCCGACCAGCGAGTCGATCACCGTGCAGTACGAGTGA
- a CDS encoding TIGR03564 family F420-dependent LLM class oxidoreductase, whose translation MIGPERGDSARKVGRMIEDVEWAESAGMDTAWIPQVPSDFDALIAVALMGARTQRIELGTAVVPLQAQHPIALARQALSAQAAASGRLALGVGPSHHWIVRDMLGLPYDKPAALTRDYLEVLASALSGPGDVDVENDTYKVHNPLGIGPVGGPLPVMLAALGPVMLRIAGERADGTVLWLADERAVADHVVPRITKAAEEAGRPAPRIVAGIPVCLCKPSEVDAARERANRILGEAEVSPNYQRLLDTGDANNVGDLAAAGDEDAIRARFRSFADAGVTDLSIRLLPIGDNRDELVASKRRTREVVAAIAAEFR comes from the coding sequence ATGATCGGGCCTGAGCGCGGAGACTCCGCGCGCAAGGTCGGGCGGATGATCGAGGATGTTGAGTGGGCCGAGTCCGCCGGGATGGACACGGCGTGGATTCCGCAGGTCCCGTCGGACTTCGACGCGTTGATCGCGGTGGCCCTGATGGGGGCCAGGACGCAGCGCATCGAGCTGGGCACCGCGGTGGTGCCGCTGCAGGCGCAGCACCCCATCGCGCTGGCGCGCCAGGCGCTGTCGGCGCAGGCCGCGGCGAGCGGTCGGCTCGCGCTGGGCGTCGGCCCGTCGCACCACTGGATCGTGCGGGACATGCTCGGGCTGCCGTACGACAAGCCCGCCGCGCTCACCCGCGACTACCTGGAGGTCCTGGCGTCCGCGCTGAGCGGGCCCGGTGACGTCGACGTCGAGAACGACACGTACAAGGTCCACAACCCGCTGGGCATCGGCCCGGTCGGCGGGCCGCTGCCGGTCATGCTCGCGGCGCTCGGCCCGGTGATGCTGCGGATCGCCGGCGAGCGGGCCGACGGCACGGTGCTGTGGCTGGCGGACGAGCGCGCGGTGGCCGACCACGTCGTGCCGCGCATCACCAAGGCCGCCGAGGAGGCCGGGCGCCCGGCGCCGCGCATCGTCGCGGGCATCCCGGTGTGCCTGTGCAAGCCGTCCGAGGTGGACGCGGCGCGCGAGCGCGCGAACCGCATTCTCGGCGAGGCCGAGGTCTCCCCGAACTACCAGCGCCTGCTGGACACCGGGGACGCGAACAACGTCGGCGACCTGGCCGCGGCGGGCGACGAGGACGCCATCCGCGCGCGGTTCCGGTCGTTCGCCGACGCGGGCGTCACCGACCTGTCGATCCGCCTTCTCCCGATCGGCGACAACCGCGACGAACTGGTCGCGTCGAAGCGCCGCACCCGCGAGGTCGTCGCGGCCATCGCCGCCGAATTCCGCTGA
- a CDS encoding FadD3 family acyl-CoA ligase, producing the protein MQWDTIPQMVLSASDRFGDAEAVVDGSLRLGFTELADRIRVAAGAYAAFGIEKGDRVAVWAPNSAEWIIAAFGAMTAGAVLIPVNTRFKPDEAHDVIARGGAKAVMVQQGFLDQEFTGPPGVPAIDVKGDFLTSGSPLVRELRGTDISDIIFTSGTTGRPKGAMMNHRQTLRSYAEWCDLAGLREGDRYLMVNPYFHTFGYKAGLVACLIRGATMLPVPVFDTDRVLDLVAREKITVLPGPPTLYHSLLAAPEGHDLGTLRVAVTGSADIPVELIRRMKSELPFETIMTGYGLTEAGTVTASRPGDSFEDIAATVGTPCDGFEVRVADDGEVLVRGYGVMQGYLDDPEATAEAIDPDGWLHTGDLGTLDDRGHLRIVGRKKDMFIVGGFNAYPAEIEGFLLEHPAVRQAAVIGVPDARMGQVGKAFLVRRDGAAGEVSADDVIAWSRDRMAGYKVPRYVEFLDELPLNATGKVMKDQLR; encoded by the coding sequence ATGCAGTGGGACACCATCCCCCAGATGGTGTTGAGCGCGTCCGACCGCTTCGGCGATGCCGAAGCGGTCGTGGACGGCTCGTTGCGGCTCGGGTTCACCGAGCTGGCCGACCGGATCCGCGTGGCGGCGGGAGCGTACGCCGCCTTCGGGATCGAGAAGGGCGACCGGGTCGCGGTCTGGGCGCCCAACTCCGCCGAGTGGATCATCGCGGCGTTCGGCGCGATGACCGCCGGCGCCGTGCTGATCCCGGTCAACACCCGGTTCAAGCCGGATGAGGCGCACGACGTCATCGCGCGCGGCGGAGCGAAGGCCGTGATGGTCCAACAAGGCTTCCTGGACCAGGAGTTCACGGGCCCGCCCGGCGTGCCGGCGATCGACGTCAAGGGGGACTTCCTGACCAGCGGCTCGCCGCTCGTCCGGGAGCTGCGCGGCACCGACATCAGCGACATCATCTTCACGTCCGGGACCACCGGGCGGCCCAAGGGCGCGATGATGAACCACCGCCAGACGCTGCGGTCGTACGCGGAGTGGTGCGACCTGGCCGGGCTGCGCGAGGGCGACCGCTACCTCATGGTCAACCCGTACTTCCACACGTTCGGGTACAAGGCCGGCCTCGTCGCGTGCCTGATCCGGGGCGCCACGATGCTGCCGGTCCCGGTCTTCGACACCGACCGCGTCCTCGACCTCGTGGCGCGCGAGAAGATCACCGTGCTCCCCGGCCCGCCGACGCTGTACCACTCGCTGCTCGCCGCGCCCGAGGGCCACGACCTCGGCACGCTGCGCGTCGCGGTGACCGGCTCGGCGGACATCCCGGTCGAGCTGATCCGGCGCATGAAGAGCGAGCTGCCGTTCGAGACGATCATGACCGGGTACGGCCTCACCGAGGCCGGCACGGTCACCGCCTCCCGGCCCGGCGACTCGTTCGAGGACATCGCCGCGACCGTCGGCACCCCCTGCGACGGCTTCGAGGTGCGCGTCGCGGACGACGGCGAGGTCCTGGTGCGCGGGTACGGCGTCATGCAGGGCTACCTCGACGACCCCGAGGCGACCGCCGAGGCGATCGACCCGGACGGGTGGCTGCACACCGGCGACCTGGGCACGCTCGACGACCGCGGGCACCTGAGGATCGTCGGCCGCAAGAAGGACATGTTCATCGTGGGCGGCTTCAACGCCTACCCGGCCGAGATCGAGGGGTTCCTGCTGGAGCACCCCGCCGTTCGGCAGGCCGCCGTCATCGGCGTTCCCGACGCGAGGATGGGCCAGGTCGGCAAGGCGTTCCTGGTCCGCCGCGACGGTGCCGCGGGCGAGGTCTCGGCGGACGACGTCATCGCCTGGAGCCGGGACCGCATGGCCGGCTACAAGGTGCCCAGGTACGTCGAGTTCCTGGACGAACTCCCGCTGAACGCGACCGGCAAGGTGATGAAGGACCAGCTGCGCTGA